A window from Bdellovibrionales bacterium encodes these proteins:
- a CDS encoding TolC family protein codes for MKRFFVLSMLFLSVAHAQAPVQDLSIHDAVQLAIENNPSFRQSLEKITQTETEVPLARALIFPTLTAVGDAQRVKDANLNQAPRFDGKPFNQYDASLRLTQIVFQMGTLSGISAAQKDVGISKLNAQISARNLMSATIQAYYQVVLSSRNIETLLRQQRIVKESLGVAQHRERNGRGQLLDVLQVKTQLALLDGQIATARNQLAIAVANLANTIGGTTKNLIRVKDHLEAPDITEVDQDVDLKNYTIPEIESDLLSIQRIDDQRQVMWGQNLPNISLFGNYNFTNYKQSDLFDDSANSWNFGLQLTIPLFSGLSTIYQNRSLLSQRLQLEFDKKNVENQVAYQQITSRKNLETAKDSIVTGIDALKLAEASSNEARRNFRNATIDFVQLLTVEQSFVQAEQTLNASRYNYITALANYYAASGQDMAKLVALLERTNK; via the coding sequence ATGAAAAGGTTTTTCGTCTTAAGCATGCTTTTTCTATCGGTGGCTCATGCCCAAGCGCCGGTACAAGACCTGAGCATTCACGATGCTGTCCAGCTTGCTATAGAAAATAATCCGTCTTTCCGTCAGTCCCTCGAAAAAATCACGCAGACTGAAACTGAAGTTCCTTTGGCCCGAGCTCTGATTTTTCCAACCCTCACTGCGGTGGGTGATGCTCAGCGGGTTAAAGATGCCAATCTCAATCAAGCTCCGCGCTTTGACGGCAAGCCTTTTAATCAATACGACGCGTCCTTAAGGTTGACACAAATTGTTTTTCAAATGGGAACCTTGTCGGGCATCAGTGCGGCACAAAAAGACGTGGGCATTAGCAAACTCAATGCCCAAATCTCGGCCCGCAATCTGATGAGTGCGACCATTCAAGCCTACTATCAAGTAGTGCTCAGCTCCCGCAACATTGAAACTCTGCTTCGCCAACAACGTATCGTAAAAGAATCTTTAGGTGTGGCTCAGCACAGAGAGCGTAACGGCCGTGGCCAGCTCTTAGATGTTTTACAAGTAAAGACACAGCTAGCTCTGCTTGACGGCCAGATCGCAACAGCCCGCAATCAACTAGCTATTGCCGTTGCAAATCTTGCCAATACCATCGGAGGAACAACGAAGAATTTGATCCGTGTAAAAGATCACTTAGAGGCCCCGGATATTACTGAAGTCGATCAGGATGTGGATCTTAAAAACTATACGATCCCGGAAATCGAATCGGATCTCCTTTCGATCCAGCGTATTGATGATCAACGTCAGGTCATGTGGGGGCAAAACCTGCCTAATATAAGCCTTTTTGGTAATTATAATTTTACCAACTACAAACAGTCCGATCTTTTTGATGATAGTGCGAATTCTTGGAACTTTGGCTTACAGCTCACGATTCCTCTGTTCTCGGGTCTCTCGACGATTTATCAGAACCGTTCTTTACTGTCGCAGCGTCTGCAATTGGAGTTCGATAAGAAAAACGTCGAGAACCAAGTGGCCTATCAACAGATCACCAGCCGCAAAAACCTCGAGACTGCCAAAGACTCCATTGTCACCGGTATCGACGCCCTTAAATTGGCGGAGGCTTCTTCAAATGAAGCTCGCCGCAATTTTCGTAATGCAACCATCGACTTCGTTCAGCTCCTTACGGTGGAACAATCCTTCGTTCAAGCCGAGCAAACCCTCAACGCCTCTCGCTATAATTACATTACGGCATTGGCAAACTATTATGCGGCCTCTGGGCAGGACATGGCCAAGCTTGTGGCGCTGTTAGAAAGGACCAACAAATGA
- a CDS encoding MarR family transcriptional regulator — MSNLSLFPNEEAGFDISALMIEIIPRTMREIRRHSSFQEASLSVVQFRVLARLWHGTYTNKELADDIGLSVAAMSRLITGLVRRELLIRTENPDNRREMKINLTEHGQKLFQDIRGTTSRRLGERLQMLSPAERSDLRRALMLISRTLLSSSKRDV, encoded by the coding sequence ATGTCCAATTTAAGTTTGTTTCCAAATGAGGAAGCCGGATTTGATATTTCAGCACTAATGATCGAGATCATCCCGCGCACGATGCGCGAGATCCGTCGTCATAGCTCTTTCCAAGAAGCTTCTTTAAGCGTTGTTCAGTTTCGCGTGCTTGCGAGACTCTGGCATGGAACCTATACCAATAAAGAACTGGCCGATGATATTGGGCTGAGTGTGGCAGCGATGTCCCGGCTGATCACTGGCCTAGTTCGCCGTGAACTGCTCATTCGCACCGAAAACCCTGACAATCGCCGTGAAATGAAAATTAATCTGACAGAACACGGGCAAAAACTATTTCAAGATATCCGCGGAACCACCAGCCGAAGACTCGGCGAGCGGCTGCAGATGCTTTCGCCCGCAGAGCGCAGCGATTTACGCCGCGCTCTTATGCTGATTTCAAGGACCCTTTTAAGTTCATCAAAGCGAGATGTATGA
- a CDS encoding pyruvate, phosphate dikinase, with translation MHTQTTTTGSGAKTAVPQKFVYFFAAGDSEGNAGMKNILGGKGANLAEMTSLGIPVPPGFTISTEICAHFYEAGGKLPEWVRPAVLEAMKKVEAKIGKKFGDVTNPLLVSVRSGARASMPGMMDTILNLGLNDQTVEGLAKSSNNPRFAWDSYRRFIQMYSDVVMGMNSSLLEVTLEDLKDEKGYKLDTELQVDDLKHLVKKFKDLVHQMTGRTFPADPYEQLWGSISAVFHSWNTPRAITYRELHDIPAAWGTAVNIQSMVFGNMGDDSATGVAFTRDPSTGDKAFYGEFLINAQGEDVVAGIRTPQPITIAAAAKSGAKSLEEAMPEAYAQLVAIYKKLEAHYRDMQDIEFTIEKDKLWMLQTRNGKRTAKAALKIACDMIDEKLISEEDAILRLDPSSLDQLLHPTLDPKAQKTILAKGLPASPGGVHGQIVFTPEDAVEWKEQGKKVILVRIETSPEDIAGMVAAQGIFTTRGGMTSHAAVVARGMGKCCVAGCGEVEVDYNSETMKVKGYVLKKGDVITLDGGTGEVFLGEVKTIEPKLDADFERIMKIADKTRRLKVRTNADTPKDAQTARTFGAEGIGLCRTEHMFFGADRIDSVREMILAESKQEREKALAKLLPMQRSDFHELFKIMDGLPVTIRLLDPPLHEFVPHTDKEMIELAGRIGYDVDKLRAKVKSLHEFNPMLGHRGCRLAITYPEIYQMQVRAIAEAAAEMVKAGKKLVPEIMIPLIATDKELEMLRGLTVAEVEKVQREKGVKFDYLVGTMIELPRAAVTADAIADCADFFSFGTNDLTQTALGLSRDDAGRFLGSYVSNGIFAKDPFVTIDKVGVGSLVRTATELGRRSKPHLKVGVCGEHGGDPDSIEFFNSVGLDYVSCSPFRVPIARLAAARATLMSKKLH, from the coding sequence ATGCACACACAAACAACGACCACTGGCTCTGGCGCGAAAACAGCCGTGCCACAAAAGTTCGTTTATTTTTTTGCAGCTGGCGATTCTGAAGGAAACGCTGGTATGAAGAACATCCTTGGCGGCAAAGGTGCGAACCTCGCTGAGATGACTTCGTTGGGTATTCCGGTTCCTCCGGGCTTCACGATTTCAACTGAAATCTGTGCGCACTTCTATGAAGCCGGCGGAAAACTTCCTGAGTGGGTTCGTCCCGCTGTTCTGGAAGCGATGAAAAAAGTCGAAGCTAAAATCGGCAAAAAATTCGGCGATGTTACCAATCCGTTGTTGGTTTCTGTTCGTTCGGGTGCGCGTGCTTCTATGCCGGGCATGATGGATACAATCTTAAATCTTGGCCTGAACGATCAAACGGTTGAGGGCCTTGCTAAATCTTCTAACAACCCTCGCTTTGCTTGGGATTCTTACCGTCGTTTCATTCAGATGTACTCTGATGTTGTGATGGGTATGAACTCTTCATTGCTTGAAGTGACTCTCGAGGACCTGAAAGACGAAAAAGGTTATAAACTCGATACAGAACTTCAAGTCGATGACCTCAAACACTTGGTTAAAAAATTCAAAGACCTCGTTCACCAAATGACAGGTCGTACGTTCCCGGCGGATCCTTACGAGCAGCTCTGGGGATCGATCTCGGCGGTTTTCCATTCTTGGAATACTCCGCGCGCGATCACTTACCGTGAACTTCATGACATCCCGGCGGCTTGGGGCACGGCTGTGAATATCCAGTCGATGGTCTTCGGCAACATGGGCGATGACTCTGCAACGGGTGTGGCGTTCACGCGCGATCCAAGCACGGGTGACAAAGCTTTCTACGGCGAATTCTTGATCAATGCTCAAGGTGAAGACGTGGTTGCTGGTATCCGTACTCCGCAGCCGATCACGATTGCGGCAGCTGCGAAGTCGGGCGCAAAATCTCTCGAAGAAGCAATGCCTGAAGCTTACGCTCAGCTCGTTGCGATCTACAAAAAACTTGAAGCTCACTACCGCGATATGCAGGATATTGAGTTCACGATTGAAAAAGACAAACTCTGGATGTTGCAAACTCGTAACGGTAAACGGACGGCGAAAGCTGCATTGAAAATTGCTTGCGACATGATCGATGAAAAACTCATCAGCGAAGAAGATGCGATCTTGCGTTTGGATCCTTCTTCTTTGGATCAGTTGCTGCATCCGACACTGGATCCTAAAGCGCAAAAAACTATTTTGGCTAAAGGTCTTCCAGCAAGCCCGGGCGGTGTTCACGGTCAAATCGTGTTCACTCCGGAAGATGCGGTTGAGTGGAAAGAGCAAGGCAAAAAAGTGATCCTCGTGCGTATTGAAACTTCTCCGGAAGACATCGCCGGGATGGTGGCAGCTCAAGGGATCTTTACTACTCGCGGTGGTATGACATCGCACGCGGCGGTTGTTGCTCGCGGTATGGGTAAGTGCTGCGTTGCCGGTTGCGGTGAAGTCGAAGTCGATTACAACTCTGAAACCATGAAAGTGAAAGGTTACGTTCTTAAAAAGGGCGACGTGATCACTTTGGATGGCGGTACGGGTGAAGTGTTCTTGGGCGAAGTAAAAACCATCGAGCCAAAACTTGATGCAGACTTTGAACGCATCATGAAAATCGCTGATAAAACTCGCCGCTTGAAAGTTCGCACGAACGCAGACACTCCGAAAGACGCGCAAACAGCTCGTACGTTCGGGGCTGAAGGTATCGGTCTTTGCCGTACTGAGCACATGTTCTTCGGCGCTGATCGTATCGATTCTGTTCGTGAAATGATCTTGGCTGAAAGTAAGCAAGAGCGCGAAAAAGCTTTGGCGAAACTTTTGCCAATGCAGCGTTCAGACTTCCACGAGCTTTTCAAAATCATGGATGGCTTGCCAGTGACAATCCGTCTCTTGGATCCACCATTGCACGAGTTTGTTCCTCACACAGATAAAGAAATGATCGAGCTTGCAGGTCGCATTGGCTATGACGTTGATAAACTCCGCGCGAAAGTTAAATCTTTGCACGAGTTCAATCCAATGTTGGGTCACCGTGGTTGCCGTTTGGCGATCACTTACCCTGAAATCTATCAAATGCAGGTTCGTGCGATTGCTGAAGCTGCAGCTGAAATGGTGAAGGCGGGTAAGAAGCTTGTTCCAGAAATCATGATTCCACTCATTGCGACAGACAAAGAACTCGAAATGCTTCGTGGTTTGACTGTGGCTGAAGTAGAAAAAGTGCAAAGAGAGAAGGGTGTGAAGTTCGACTACCTCGTTGGTACAATGATCGAGCTTCCACGTGCGGCTGTGACTGCGGATGCGATTGCAGACTGTGCAGACTTCTTCAGCTTCGGTACGAATGACCTGACGCAAACAGCGCTCGGCTTGTCTCGTGACGATGCCGGCAGATTCTTGGGCTCTTACGTGAGCAACGGGATCTTCGCCAAAGATCCATTCGTGACGATCGATAAGGTCGGCGTAGGTTCTTTGGTTCGCACGGCTACTGAATTGGGCCGTCGCTCTAAGCCGCACTTGAAAGTCGGCGTGTGCGGTGAGCACGGTGGTGATCCAGATTCTATCGAGTTCTTTAACTCTGTCGGTTTGGACTACGTTTCTTGTTCTCCATTCCGCGTACCGATTGCTCGTTTGGCAGCGGCTCGCGCAACTTTGATGAGCAAGAAATTGCACTAA